One genomic region from Salvelinus fontinalis isolate EN_2023a chromosome 18, ASM2944872v1, whole genome shotgun sequence encodes:
- the LOC129815345 gene encoding uncharacterized protein LOC129815345 isoform X1 translates to MNVLPNHLVKSLKEDFKILDYSKWERCNRSKTEPPPWVILPPLPNKTTGSPSERYPATGREESGTSATHNFFPTTDKPGKSRPNTGHEESTVTSMGRLSRRRRNERVKLDPITLKKQENIKTLNLLIMSRKKALVELEKHCALLQESNVRMAGEIDSTDRQSVSSAREFLIRHDKLGSSIAAFNSWSHSQMEQAKTELQEAETAAKNRLWGLHEQLRGVKAELVNAQAELHTLKTYKDKEYPVKALRIAEIKRGIDKLKETQQDENEDVNLLCQTEMVYLERRSQHEEQEVLSVIAKQNVSYIPCVVKLMAAHNQTIKKEIGIHKKEIAELEDKNRELIKSVQELQISRTNIRKEIFQDVFPKSDKDVLCLFAKMTHTQREGKETLRRRASTPIPASHQPGPRGRDPPADLHHPPLCQSASYHPGDKSLHCRANWSSDDSDNDSDGSGAECLYRVVLLGDHGVGKSSLANIFAGIQEKDAHDHTGEDTYEKTMTVDGEETILIVMDTWENEKQEEDEKWVQDYCMQVGNAYVIVYSITDRTSFESASELRIQLRRIRQAENIPIILVGNKSDLVRSREVAVEEGRACAVVFDCKFIETSASLHHNVHELFEGIVRQIRLRRDSKETNERRRSVYKRKESLTKKARRFLDRLVAKNNKKMALKVRAKSCHDLAVL, encoded by the exons GACTACAGCAAGTGGGAGAGATGCAACAGGAGCAAGACAGAGCCCCCTCCCTGGGTGATTTTGCCCCCACTGCCCAACAAGACTACTGGCTCACCAAGCGAGCGTTATCcagccacagggagagaggagagtgggactTCTGCCACCCATAACTTTTTCCCAACAACCGACAAGCCAG GGAAGTCTCGCCCCAACACTGGCCATGAAGAGTCCACTGTGACATCTATGGGACGACTCTCTCGACGGAGGAGGAACGAAAGAGTGAAGCTGGACCCCATCACTTTGAAGAAACAAGAAAATATCAAAACACTGAAC TTGCTGATTATGTCGAGGAAGAAGGCCCTAGTGGAGCTGGAGAAGCActgtgcattgctgcaggagagCAACGTCCGTATGGCTGGGGAGatagacagtacagacagacagtcagtgtcCAGTGCCAGGGAATTCCTCATCCGGCATGACAAATTAGGG AGTTCTATAGCTGCATTCAACAGCTGGAGCCACAGTCAGATGGAGCAGGCCAAGACAGAGCTCCAGGAGGCTGAGACTGCTGCAAAGAACAGGCTTTGGG GTCTCCATGAGCAGCTGAGGGGGGTGAAGGCAGAGCTGGTGAACGCCCAGGCGGAGCTCCACACCCTGAAGACCTACAAGGATAAAGAGTACCCCGTCAAGGCCCTGCGCATTGccgagataaagagagggattgATAAACTCAAAGAGACACAGCAG GATGAGAATGAGGACGTGAACTTGCTGTGCCAGACAGAGATGGTGTACCTGGAGAGACGATCCCAACACGAAGAGCAGGAAGTCCTCTCTGTCATAGCTAAG CAAAATGTTTCATATATTCCCTGTGTCGTCAAACTGATGGCCGCACATAATCAGACGATAAAAAAAGAAATTGGAATCCACAAAAAG GAAATTGCGGAGCTGGAAGACAAGAACAGAGAGCTGATCAAGAGTGTCCAGGAACTGCAAATATCACGGACCAACATCAGGAAAGAGATCTTCCAAGACGTTTTCCCCAAATCAGATAA GGATGTTCTTTGCCTTTTCGCCAAGATGACACATACCCAGAGAGAGGGCAAAGAGACTTTGCGGAGAAGGGCAAGTACTCCTATCCCTGCCTCTCATCAGCCGGGGCCGAGAGGCAGAGACCCGCCAGCCGACCTCCATCACCCTCCGCTCTGCCAGTCTGCCTCATACCATCCCGGAGACAAGTCTCTCCACTGCCGCGCCAATTGGTCTTCTGATGACTCAGACAATGACTCGGATGGCTCGGGAGCAGAATGTTTATACCGCGTTGTTTTGCTAGGAGACCACGGTGTTGGAAAGTCGAGTCTTGCCAATATCTTTGCTGGCATACAGGAGAAGGATGCTCACGACCATACAGGAG AGGACACCTATGAGAAAACCATGACTGTGGATGGGGAGGAGACCATCCTCATCGTCATGGACACCTGGGAGAACGAGAAACAG GAGGAGGATGAGAAGTGGGTCCAGGACTACTGTATGCAGGTGGGCAACGCCTACGTCATAGTTTACTCCATCACGGATCGCACCAGCTTCGAGAGTGCCTCCGAGTTACGCATCCAGCTGCGGCGCATACGGCAGGCCGAGAACATTCCTATCATCCTCGTGGGCAACAAAAGTGACCTGGTCCGCTCCAGAGAAGTGGCTGTAGAAG AGGGCCGTGCGTGCGCTGTTGTGTTCGACTGCAAATTCATAGAGACATCCGCTTCGCTCCACCACAACGTTCACGAGCTCTTCGAGGGCATCGTCCGGCAGATTCGCCTGCGGCGAGACAGCAAGGAGACTAACGAGCGCCGGCGCTCCGTCTACAAGCGTAAGGAGAGCCTCACCAAGAAGGCCCGCCGCTTTCTAGACCGCCTGGTGGCCAAGAACAACAAGAAGATGGCGCTGAAGGTTCGCGCCAAGTCTTGCCACGACCTGGCCGTGCTGTAA
- the LOC129815345 gene encoding GTP-binding protein REM 1-like isoform X2: MTHTQREGKETLRRRASTPIPASHQPGPRGRDPPADLHHPPLCQSASYHPGDKSLHCRANWSSDDSDNDSDGSGAECLYRVVLLGDHGVGKSSLANIFAGIQEKDAHDHTGEDTYEKTMTVDGEETILIVMDTWENEKQEEDEKWVQDYCMQVGNAYVIVYSITDRTSFESASELRIQLRRIRQAENIPIILVGNKSDLVRSREVAVEEGRACAVVFDCKFIETSASLHHNVHELFEGIVRQIRLRRDSKETNERRRSVYKRKESLTKKARRFLDRLVAKNNKKMALKVRAKSCHDLAVL; encoded by the exons ATGACACATACCCAGAGAGAGGGCAAAGAGACTTTGCGGAGAAGGGCAAGTACTCCTATCCCTGCCTCTCATCAGCCGGGGCCGAGAGGCAGAGACCCGCCAGCCGACCTCCATCACCCTCCGCTCTGCCAGTCTGCCTCATACCATCCCGGAGACAAGTCTCTCCACTGCCGCGCCAATTGGTCTTCTGATGACTCAGACAATGACTCGGATGGCTCGGGAGCAGAATGTTTATACCGCGTTGTTTTGCTAGGAGACCACGGTGTTGGAAAGTCGAGTCTTGCCAATATCTTTGCTGGCATACAGGAGAAGGATGCTCACGACCATACAGGAG AGGACACCTATGAGAAAACCATGACTGTGGATGGGGAGGAGACCATCCTCATCGTCATGGACACCTGGGAGAACGAGAAACAG GAGGAGGATGAGAAGTGGGTCCAGGACTACTGTATGCAGGTGGGCAACGCCTACGTCATAGTTTACTCCATCACGGATCGCACCAGCTTCGAGAGTGCCTCCGAGTTACGCATCCAGCTGCGGCGCATACGGCAGGCCGAGAACATTCCTATCATCCTCGTGGGCAACAAAAGTGACCTGGTCCGCTCCAGAGAAGTGGCTGTAGAAG AGGGCCGTGCGTGCGCTGTTGTGTTCGACTGCAAATTCATAGAGACATCCGCTTCGCTCCACCACAACGTTCACGAGCTCTTCGAGGGCATCGTCCGGCAGATTCGCCTGCGGCGAGACAGCAAGGAGACTAACGAGCGCCGGCGCTCCGTCTACAAGCGTAAGGAGAGCCTCACCAAGAAGGCCCGCCGCTTTCTAGACCGCCTGGTGGCCAAGAACAACAAGAAGATGGCGCTGAAGGTTCGCGCCAAGTCTTGCCACGACCTGGCCGTGCTGTAA